Part of the Acidobacteriota bacterium genome is shown below.
CCATGATGATCTGTCATCGTACCCCAACTGGGGTCAGGTCTTGAATCGTCGGTATTTTCACAGCTTGTCTTTGTGGGGTCAGACCCCGGAGACAAATTGTGAAAAGACTGCTGATTCAAGACCTGACCCCATGCGTTGACCCCATGCGTCAACCCCACCCGCCGCGGTAAGCTGGAGGGCGTGCGGAGGTCGCCCCGGCAGGAGGTCGCTCACATGAGACTCGTCGTGTCTGCCCTGGTATGCGCGGTGGCGTTGGGCTCAGGCGTGGTGGCGCAGGACGCGGCGCCACCGCTCGGTCCAAACGCGGTGACGCTGAAGTCGGGCGTGAAGTACGAGGATTTGCGGGTGGGGAAAGGGGCCGAGGCCGATGCCACGTCGCGCCTCCGCCTCCTCTACACCGGTTACCTCCCGGACGGCCGTATCTTCGACTCGCGCACCGACCGGACGAGGCCGCTCGATACGACGTTTGGCGAGGGCCGCATCATCAAGGGCATGGAGGAGGGCGTGGCCGGCATGCGCGTCGGCGGGCGTCGTCGTATCTTCATCCCCGCCAAGCTCGCGTACGGCGCGCGGGGCACGACCGGCATTCCGCCGCACAGCGACCTCACGTTCGACGTGGAACTGGTGGGCGTGGCGCGCCCGCGGCCATAGCCCCCGTCCGTTGGTCAGGCTGGTGGCCGCTCGAGACAGGGTGGCGGCCCCTGCCACCCCGTCTCACGCCAGCGCCGCGGCGACAATCGCTCGCGCGTCGTCCTGGATGCGCCGGAGGTGTGACGTCCCCTTGAACGACTCTGCGTAGATCTTGTACACGTCCTCGGTGCCCGAGGGGCGCGCGGCGAACCAGCCGCTGTGTGCGACGACCTTCAGCCCGCCGATGGGCGCGCCGTTGCCGGGTGCCGCCGTCAGCATGCCCTCGATGCTCTCGCCCGCCAGGCGTGACGCCTTCACCTGGCTCGGCGCGAGCTTCGCCAGCGCCACCTTCTGTTCGGCCGTCGCCGGCGCGTCGACCCGCTCGTACACGGGGGCGCCGAAGCTCGTCGTCAGCACCCGGTAGTACTCACCCGGGTCGCGGCCGGCCTTCGCCGTGATCTCGGCAGCGAGCAGCCCGAGGATCACCCCGTCCTTGTCGGTGCTCCATGGCAGTCCGTCGCGCCGCAGGAACGACGCGCCCGCGCTCTCCTCGCCACCGAACCCCAGCGAACCGTCGAGCAGACCGCCCACGAACCACTTGAAGCCGACCGGCACTTCCACCACGCGGCGGCCCAGCTTCGCGCCGACGCGATCGATGATCGAGCTGCTGACGAGCGTCTTGCCGATGCCCGCGGACTTCGGCCACTTGCGGCGATGGCGGAACAGGTAGTCGATGGCGACCGCCAGGTAGTGGTTGGGGTTCATCAGGCCGGCGCTCGGCGTCACGATGCCGTGGCGGTCGGCGTCGGTGTCGTTGGCGAAGGCCACGTCGAACCGCTTGCGGAGGCCAATCAGGCCCGCCATCGCCTGCGGCGAGGAGCAGTCCATCCGGATCTTGCCGTCCCAGTCGGGCGGCATGAAGCGGAAGGTGGGATCGACGGCGTCGTTCACAATGGTCAGCTCGAGGCGAAACGCCTCGGCGATCCGCTCCACGTACCGCACGGCGGCGCTCCCGAGCGGGTCGACGCCGAGCCGCACGCCACCCGACCTGATGGCCTGCAGATCGATGACGGCCTCGAGCTCGCCGACATAGGCGCCGATGTAGTCGTACCGGTGCGTCGTGTCCGCGGCGCGTGCGGCGGCGAGCGGCACTCGCTTCACGTTGCGCAGCTTGCGGGTGAGCAGGTCGTTCGCCTTGCGTTCGATCCAGCTCGTGGCGCCGGTGTCGGCGGGCCCTCCAGTCGGCGGGTTGTACTTGAACCCCCCGTCCTCC
Proteins encoded:
- a CDS encoding FKBP-type peptidyl-prolyl cis-trans isomerase; this encodes MRLVVSALVCAVALGSGVVAQDAAPPLGPNAVTLKSGVKYEDLRVGKGAEADATSRLRLLYTGYLPDGRIFDSRTDRTRPLDTTFGEGRIIKGMEEGVAGMRVGGRRRIFIPAKLAYGARGTTGIPPHSDLTFDVELVGVARPRP
- the pgm gene encoding phosphoglucomutase (alpha-D-glucose-1,6-bisphosphate-dependent); the protein is MTNSPAPRPLVNLPRLVSAYYTDYPDPAERGQRVAFGTSGHRGSSFRRSFNEAHILAITQAICLYRKTQGTTGPLFLGMDTHALSEPAFSTALEVLAANAVDVMVDAGGGYTPTPAISHAILSYNRTRVDGLADGIVITPSHNPPEDGGFKYNPPTGGPADTGATSWIERKANDLLTRKLRNVKRVPLAAARAADTTHRYDYIGAYVGELEAVIDLQAIRSGGVRLGVDPLGSAAVRYVERIAEAFRLELTIVNDAVDPTFRFMPPDWDGKIRMDCSSPQAMAGLIGLRKRFDVAFANDTDADRHGIVTPSAGLMNPNHYLAVAIDYLFRHRRKWPKSAGIGKTLVSSSIIDRVGAKLGRRVVEVPVGFKWFVGGLLDGSLGFGGEESAGASFLRRDGLPWSTDKDGVILGLLAAEITAKAGRDPGEYYRVLTTSFGAPVYERVDAPATAEQKVALAKLAPSQVKASRLAGESIEGMLTAAPGNGAPIGGLKVVAHSGWFAARPSGTEDVYKIYAESFKGTSHLRRIQDDARAIVAAALA